The following proteins are co-located in the Deltaproteobacteria bacterium genome:
- the yacG gene encoding DNA gyrase inhibitor YacG, which produces MRTCPLCKKEAVALRAENPSFPFCSERCKLIDLGKWLGGEYRVAGKAEEEEDDEKPDLPVGEPH; this is translated from the coding sequence ATGCGCACCTGTCCCTTGTGCAAGAAAGAAGCTGTCGCGCTCCGCGCGGAGAACCCGTCGTTCCCGTTCTGCTCGGAGCGCTGCAAGCTCATCGACCTCGGCAAGTGGCTGGGCGGTGAGTACCGCGTCGCCGGCAAGGCCGAAGAGGAAGAGGACGACGAGAAGCCCGACCTCCCCGTCGGCGAGCCGCACTAG